DNA from Paraburkholderia sp. BL10I2N1:
TGTCCCGAGACCCTGGTGATTGGAATCGGTGACCGGGAAAGCGACCTCTACGAAGTGTTCACGGCCGAGCGTCCGCGAGGCGTTGAGTGGCTGATCCGAGCCAAGTCGGATCGCAAGACCGTCAACCCCGAGCACTCCCTCTGGGAGGCCGTTGCCGCGACCGCCCCGCTGGGCGAAACGGAGTTACAGGTCCCGCCAGTGGGTAATCAACCCAGGCGCGTCGCCCGTCTGACACTGCGGTGTACGCCAGTGCGACTGAGGCCTCCGCAACGGCCTTCATCCCGGCTCGCCGAGGTCACAGTCTATGCGATCCACGCCCTTGAAACCACGCCGCCGGCGGACATCGAGCCGCTCGAATGGATGCTGCTCAGTTCCGTGCCGACGATCACGTTTGAGGACACCCTTGAACGACTCGGCTGGTATGCCCGCCGATGGACGATTGAGTCGTGGCACCGCGTACTGAAGAGTGGCTGCAGCATTGAAAAGCGTCAGTTCGGCAACCTTGAGCGGTTCGTACGGTCGACCGCGCTATTTGCGGTGATCAGCTGGCGCATCATGTACGCGACGTTGCTGGGTCGTGCCGATCCGGACCTGTCGTGCGAAGTCCTTCTGCAACCAGACGAATGGCGCGCGCTTCATAGCCGCACCCATCGCACGTCAAAACCACCGACTGCAATACCTTCACTCGGTGAGGTCGTGCTGTGGATTGCAAAACTCGGTGGGTACCTGAACCGCAAGCATGACCACCCACCCGGTCCCACCGTCATGTGGCGTGGATTTCTCGTCCTGCACGAGATCACCGAGATGTATCGCATCTTCAGGCAAGACGAATAAGTTGGCTCACGAAAAATGTGGGTGATCCTGAGGTCCGGGGCGGGAGCTACTTTTCTTCGTCGTCACTGTCGAACCGCAAGTCGCTGTCCTCGCCGCGGAGGCGCATATAGCTGCCATGGTCATATCTTGCACGGCAGCACCCGGATCGCATTGCTAGTCTAGAACTGCGCAATGGCCTGGAAGCCGAGGGTCACACGCGCGGTCGGAAAGTTCGCTGGTTTGTAGACAGGCGTCCCGGCGAACAGGTCATAGGCGACTCCTGCAAAGCGCGCCGGCACACTGCCGCGAATCCCGATCACCGCGCCGGCCAGTTGCGTGCCGGCGAGGAAAGCTGCGTTCGGGCCGAACACGCGGCCGTAGTCAATGCCTGCGTACACCGACTGTCCCGTCGAGCCGACCGGCAACTGAAACTCGTTGCGCCAGTAGAAGCCGCGCTCCGCCGCGAGCATCGTCTCGCCATCGAAGCCGCGCACCGTGTAGCGGCTACCGATCGCCAGGTCATCAATGTAATTGAGCGTGGCGTTGGTGAACTGGCCGTGAACCGTAGTGACGTACCGCAGCGGCTGGCTCGCGATCTGGAACGGCACCGACAGGTTCGCGTCGAGCACGGCCATGCGGAAGCGGTACGTCGGGCCGTTGAGGTAATAGTCCGGTGTTGCACCGAGTCCACCGACGCCCTGGCGGTAGGCCAGGCCGCCGTCGAACTGCGATGCGCCGAAGTAATGACGATCGGTCAGTCCAGCCTCGATGACGGTGTTGTTGCGACGCTGCTGCGGAATCTCGGTATCTTCAATGAAGCTGTCACCGAAGCGCTTCGTCAGCCGGAACTGCACGCCGAGCACATCGTTCTGGCTGCGGCGAATCACGCGCTGCAGCTTGAAGTCGACCGTCTGCGCATGGCCGCTGGAGACGAACGTCTCGTTTACGCCGGCGATCTGCTGGTAGTAGGTGTTCGTGTTGGCCGATAGCGTGCCCGTCCAGTAGCCCCATGGAATCGAATAAGAGCCGTTCCAGCCGTGCGAGCCGAGGCGCTTGTCGCCGAATTCAAGGTCCTGGCTGACGCCGACGTTGAAGATGTCGTTCAGGCCCAGCGGGTTGTCGATACCGAAGCTCAGGTTGCCCTGCAGCTTGCCGGTGGCCCGCGTGCCGGAGTTGTCGACCGAGGCGACGACGGTCCGAGGTTTCGCGCGCTTCACGTCGAGCACCACGTCGCTTTCGCCTGGTACGTCGGTCGGCACGATCTGCATCGACACGTCCTGACTGCTGACACGCTTCATCTGTTCGAGTCCCTGTTCGAGATCGCGCAGGTTGAGCATGTCGCCACCACGGGCAGGGAAGGCGGACTTCCATGTGCCGCGAATTGTCGAACCATCAGCGGGATCGGCGAAGCGCAGGTCCCGAATGACGCCAGGCACCAGCGCGATCTTCAGCGTACCCGTTGACAGGTCCTGCTCAGGCAGAAGCACGCGTGTCGTGATGTAGCCCCGGCTCAGTATGGTCTGCTGCAGCCCCTTGACGATCACGTCGAGCCCCTGTTTGCCAACGCACGCCCCGGAGGAAGTCCCCTTGGGGGACTGGCCCGCGTAGTGATCGAGCCACTCGCGGGCAAAGGCGAACCGGTCCTGCGGCAGCGCGGACGCACCCTGCGCACGCACCGCATCAGGCAACGTCGCGGGCACATCCAGCGCGAACGATTCGATACGAAAGCACGGCGTTTCGGCGGGCAGTTCGGGATGCGTCCCATCCTGCGGCGCCATGGAGCGCACGCGGGGCGCGTTCACCGTATTCTCGCGTTCCTGCGCATTGCGCTGCTGCTGCACCTGCTGGTTCTGCTCGGCGTTGGCGCGTGCCGCTGCTGCTGTGTCCGCGGGAGTCGGCGATTGCTGCGCAAGTGCAGTCGAATTGCCGAGTGCGAAAAGCGCGGCAGTCAACGGAAGAATGGACAGCGTCCTGCTTTCCTGGATTCGTTGTTGCTTTGTCATACCTGCCTTGTAACCAACCACACACCACCAAGAATCACCGCTGCGCCGACCAACTGAGTCGGCTTCAAGACGTGCTCATGCAGCACCGTAAACGTCAGTACGACGAGGATCGAGACAGCCACCATCAGCGGATACGCCACGCCCAGATTGGCCTTGCGCAACGCGAGCGCGTAGAGCACGAAGCCGACTCCATAGGAGCCCAGCGCCGCAGCCCGGAACAGAATTGGCATCCATTCACCTGCTGATGCTGTGGCGGCCCGAAGCGCAGCAAGCCGCAAGAGAACGCTCGCCAGGCCGCTCAGTGTTCCGCTGGCAATCAACGTAATGAAGGACATCAGGCATCCACACTCGAATTCACTCGTACCGCCGAATGTTTCCCCTCTGTTTCGGCGTGTGAAAAAATCTGTCCGAACTGGCGCGCGCCATTGAGCGCGATCAACACGATCGCCGGAAAGACAACGGAGAAATTGCGGGTCTCGTCGCGATAGCCAAAGAACGCAAACAGCACCAGCACCGGCAAGAAAGCCGCGAAGAAGTACCTCTGATAGCGCGCGCCGGATTCTCGCCATGCATGACGGAAGAACACGATCAGCGGCACGAGCATTAGCGGGTTCTGCAGGCTCGGTGTGAATACACCCTTCGCAATCAGGTTGTAAAAGCCAAAGTACGACTTCGGATTGATCCAGAAGCGCAGGTTATCCAGCACATGGAACTCGACGAGGCCGCCGGCGTTGTGCTCGTAGCCGCTCATGATGATGTGCCGGCTCAACGCACAGCCGACCAGCTGGATCACGAGCCAGCCAATGCGCTTCGACACTGCAACGTCACGCCCGTGCAGGAAGAAGAGGGCCAGCGGCACAAGAAAGAACGTCTCCTTGTTGAACGAGAACAACGCGACGAAGATCGTGCAGGCGATCATCCAGCGCTTGAGCAGGAAGTAGCATGCGCCGAATACGCCCAGCAGCTCGATGAAGTCATAGTAGTACCCGCCTTGCTGAAAAGTGAGCGGGTAGATAAGGCTGAAGCCGGCGACGAAGCCAACCGCCTGCCCGAACGTGAGGCCACGCATCCTTGCGAGCTTGTACACGAACCACAATGCCATCACCGTCGACAGGATAACGACGAGATAGGCCAGGTGATAGGTGATGGCGACCACCGGCGTCCAGAATTCATCCGCAACGCTATGGAAATAGCTGTTTCGTAGCGAGTCGTAGCGCGAGATCGATTTAAAGAGTTTGTTCTGTACGGCAGGACTCAGCTGCTCCGCCGCCCACTTCGCAGCTTTCGGAAACGACGAACGGTAAACGTACGGCTTTGGTGCCGCACCGTCCATCATGCCGACAAGGCTGTAGCTGTGCGCGTAGTCGGTTTTCTGGTCGTCGCGGAAGCCCCATTTCAACAGCACACTGTTGGTGATGTTTCCGGCGCACACGAGCAGCAGGACGAATACGATCGAGAACCGGCAGAACGCCAGCATCCTGTTTCTGTTTTCTAATTTCATTTTTTGCCGAAGTCTGTCAAGACTGTACGAAGTGGGCCGTCATCATGGTGGCGACCATGATCAGAATGGTAAGAAGGCTGCCGCGATCTTCGATGAGATGAACTATCGGATCGTCATGCATTGCGCCGCGCACGGTTTTGATCCACAGGCGTGCGAACAGGGAAATCAG
Protein-coding regions in this window:
- a CDS encoding IS4 family transposase; this translates as MPSIDDNADWADTEFGAANLGDARLTSRLVALARRLASSPDCPFPRSLNAAELKAAYRFFDNEQVDTDGVLAPHIEQTLRRMTRIPVVLAVQDTTEFNLSHLKATEGLGYGTGNASRGFMLHSLLAVTPEGLPLGVLGMKTWVRPDAQLGKKQQRKHLPVADKESVKWLEGIAHLGALKARCPETLVIGIGDRESDLYEVFTAERPRGVEWLIRAKSDRKTVNPEHSLWEAVAATAPLGETELQVPPVGNQPRRVARLTLRCTPVRLRPPQRPSSRLAEVTVYAIHALETTPPADIEPLEWMLLSSVPTITFEDTLERLGWYARRWTIESWHRVLKSGCSIEKRQFGNLERFVRSTALFAVISWRIMYATLLGRADPDLSCEVLLQPDEWRALHSRTHRTSKPPTAIPSLGEVVLWIAKLGGYLNRKHDHPPGPTVMWRGFLVLHEITEMYRIFRQDE
- a CDS encoding ShlB/FhaC/HecB family hemolysin secretion/activation protein codes for the protein MTKQQRIQESRTLSILPLTAALFALGNSTALAQQSPTPADTAAAARANAEQNQQVQQQRNAQERENTVNAPRVRSMAPQDGTHPELPAETPCFRIESFALDVPATLPDAVRAQGASALPQDRFAFAREWLDHYAGQSPKGTSSGACVGKQGLDVIVKGLQQTILSRGYITTRVLLPEQDLSTGTLKIALVPGVIRDLRFADPADGSTIRGTWKSAFPARGGDMLNLRDLEQGLEQMKRVSSQDVSMQIVPTDVPGESDVVLDVKRAKPRTVVASVDNSGTRATGKLQGNLSFGIDNPLGLNDIFNVGVSQDLEFGDKRLGSHGWNGSYSIPWGYWTGTLSANTNTYYQQIAGVNETFVSSGHAQTVDFKLQRVIRRSQNDVLGVQFRLTKRFGDSFIEDTEIPQQRRNNTVIEAGLTDRHYFGASQFDGGLAYRQGVGGLGATPDYYLNGPTYRFRMAVLDANLSVPFQIASQPLRYVTTVHGQFTNATLNYIDDLAIGSRYTVRGFDGETMLAAERGFYWRNEFQLPVGSTGQSVYAGIDYGRVFGPNAAFLAGTQLAGAVIGIRGSVPARFAGVAYDLFAGTPVYKPANFPTARVTLGFQAIAQF
- a CDS encoding small multidrug resistance protein, whose protein sequence is MSFITLIASGTLSGLASVLLRLAALRAATASAGEWMPILFRAAALGSYGVGFVLYALALRKANLGVAYPLMVAVSILVVLTFTVLHEHVLKPTQLVGAAVILGGVWLVTRQV